One window of the Eucalyptus grandis isolate ANBG69807.140 chromosome 6, ASM1654582v1, whole genome shotgun sequence genome contains the following:
- the LOC104449464 gene encoding uncharacterized protein At1g15400, with protein MEGLQRSEISFRRQGSSGLVWDDRFLSGELRRRDELDQDQEKAAPGDDPAGVKPSSTPARGPAADPPPPIDTLSRSRSSNAAGGRGYRTGRVSPAIEPPSPKVSACGFCGAFGKQPKNRKAKPGKRRSR; from the coding sequence ATGGAGGGGTTGCAGAGATCTGAAATCTCGTTCAGGAGGCAGGGCTCTTCGGGGCTGGTGTGGGACGACCGCTTCTTGTCCGGCGAGCTCAGGCGACGAGACGAGCTCGACCAAGATCAGGAGAAGGCCGCCCCCGGCGACGACCCCGCCGGCGTCAAGCCCTCGTCGACGCCCGCCAGGGGCCCCGCCGCCGATCCTCCTCCCCCGATCGATACTCTGAGCCGGAGCCGATCCAGCAACGCCGCCGGGGGGCGAGGGTACCGGACCGGGAGGGTGTCCCCGGCGATCGAGCCGCCGTCGCCGAAGGTGTCTGCATGTGGGTTCTGCGGCGCCTTCGGGAAGCAACCCAAGAACCGCAAGGCCAAGCCCGGGAAGCGCAGATCGAGGTAG
- the LOC104449465 gene encoding DNA replication complex GINS protein PSF1, with protein MYGRKASQLVRELTGGEKGQLKAFNDDLFNQVIKECSSHHVGLQALFRNMQEEGLDIQTTRNADFYGALIHHLSLTRNKRCLMAYMYNRAEVIRSLKWKLGRVLPNELVTKLSNSEKEYFKGYSAALDAYMNEMNLDLTVDMVPPKDPYIQVRVLDDIGEVLLTDRSANLARYSMHFLKRTDAEQYICQGLMEELLS; from the exons ATGTACGGGAGAAAGGCGAGCCAGTTGGTGAGAGAACTCACTGGCGGTGAGAAGGGGCAGCTCAAGGCTTTTAAT GATGACTTATTTAATCAAGTAATTAAAGAATGTAGTTCACATCATGTTGGGCTTCAGGCCTTGTTCAG GAATATGCAGGAAGAAGGCTTGGATATCCAAACAACCAGAAATGCAGATTTCTATGGTGCACTGATTCATCATCTTTCTCTGACTCGAAATAAACGCTGCCTAATGGCATACAT GTACAACAGAGCAGAGGTTATTAGAAGTTTGAAGTGGAAGTTAGGGCGTGTGCTTCCCAATGAACTTGTTACAAAGTTAAGCAACTCTGAGAAGGAGTACTTTAAGGGTTACTCTGCTGCTCTGGATGCATATATGAATGAAATGAATCTGGATTTGACAGTG GATATGGTGCCACCGAAGGATCCCTACATTCAGGTTAGAGTTCTTGATGATATTGGTGAAGTGTTGCTCACGGACCGGTCTGCCAATCTTGCTCGCTACTCGATGCACTTTCTCAAACGAACTGACGCTGAACAATATATTTGTCAG GGTTTAATGGAGGAACTCTTAAGCTGA
- the LOC104449466 gene encoding LOW QUALITY PROTEIN: F-box/kelch-repeat protein At5g15710 (The sequence of the model RefSeq protein was modified relative to this genomic sequence to represent the inferred CDS: inserted 1 base in 1 codon), translating into MWNNLPLDILAKIFSFLSPESLARANSACRHWHKCGRGYLLSTGSAVTWQHPPWFVAVPIRSLSGCCYVHNPNSDNWHALPLDFLPDPVRLISPVGGGLILLRSTSTTVHQLALCNPFTRQYKRLPKLNVLRTNPATGIVMLEPSRGASFPAFRVYVAGGMSDAPRGCGMYESTLEAYDSVHERWQIIGPMPVEFAVRLTVWTPDESVCCDGVLYWMTSARAYSIMGFEIGTNNWRELSVPLADQLEFAALILQNGRLTLVGGTXQGAVSVWELSEGEVWSLVEEMPRELGLKLLGGKSNWGSTKCVGTDGVMCLYRDLGSGMVVWREMKDKGRWEWFWVEGCYSIRGKKVQNFPIRAVLLHPNLAPSHFLN; encoded by the exons ATGTGGAACAACCTTCCGTTGGACATCCTCGCCAagatcttctccttcctctcgccggAATCGTTAGCCCGGGCCAACTCAGCTTGCCGGCATTGGCACAAGTGCGGCAGAGGTTACCTGCTGAGCACCGGATCGGCGGTGACATGGCAGCATCCACCGTGGTTCGTGGCAGTGCCCATTCGCAGCCTCAGTGGATGCTGCTATGTCCACAATCCGAATTCGGATAATTGGCATGCTCTTCCCCTTGATTTCTTGCCGGACCCGGTGAGGCTCATTTCTCCTGTTGGTGGTGGTCTTATCCTGCTAAGATCCACAAGTACTACAGTCCACCAATTAGCTCTATGTAACCCTTTTACGAGGCAATATAAGCGATTGCCGAAGTTGAACGTTTTGCGCACCAATCCGGCCACAGGAATTGTAATGTTGGAGCCGAGCCGAGGTGCTTCATTCCCTGCTTTCAGGGTGTATGTCGCTGGAGGAATGTCCGATGCCCCCCGCGGTTGTGGCATGTATGAGTCCACGTTGGAAGCCTATGATTCAGTTCATGAGAGGTGGCAGATTATCGGGCCGATGCCAGTGGAATTCGCGGTGAGGCTAACAGTCTGGACGCCTGATGAAAGTGTATGCTGTGATGGGGTGCTTTACTGGATGACCTCAGCCAGGGCCTACAGCATCATGGGCTTCGAGATCGGGACAAATAACTGGCGTGAACTAAGCGTACCATTAGCAGATCAGCTAGAATTTGCGGCGCTGATCCTCCAAAACGGGAGGCTGACACTAGTCGGCGGCA TGCAGGGAGCAGTATCCGTGTGGGAGCTCAGTGAAGGTGAGGTTTGGAGTTTGGTTGAGGAAATGCCACGTGAATTGGGGTTGAAATTGTTAGGTGGGAAGTCGAATTGGGGCAGTACAAAATGTGTGGGTACTGATGGGGTTATGTGTTTGTATAGAGATCTTGGGTCAGGTATGGTTGTTTGGAGGGAAATGAAAGATAAGGGAAGATGGGAATGGTTTTGGGTTGAAGGGTGTTATTCTATCAGAGGCAAAAAAGTGCAGAATTTCCCAATAAGAGCAGTGCTCCTTCATCCGAATCTTGCTCCATCTCACTTCCTCAATTAA
- the LOC104449468 gene encoding uncharacterized protein LOC104449468 isoform X2 produces MSSSRKRARAISSVAASAFFLLIILQVPLFRVPCRIGMCTTPMQVTASQLFASELFPQSVVKALLYPGAVANAFMRGKTIPTYDDLLDTYNFANSKAVSSAIDLRRIEVLAGSYLMVAGALLSLMKPQFLLLPQCGRM; encoded by the exons ATGTCCTCTTCCAGAAAAAGGGCTCGAGCGATTTCTTCCGTCGCTGCGTCTGCATTCTTTCTCCTCATCATCCTTCAGGTCCCTCTTTTCAG GGTTCCATGTAGGATTGGAATGTGCACAACACCAATGCAGGTGACAGCCTCTCAGTTGTTTGCGAGTGAACTCTTCCCTCAGTCTGTAGTTAAAGCTCTTCTTTATCCGGGAGCTGTTGCCAATGCTTTTATGAGGGGCAAGACCATACCAACCTATGATGACTTGCTAGACACCTACAATTTCGCCAATTCTAAGGCGGTTTCATCAGCTATAGATCTTCGACGCATTGAG GTCCTCGCGGGGAGCTACTTAATGGTGGCAGGAGCTCTTCTAAGTCTCATGAAGCCG CAGTTTCTGCTTTTGCCTCAATGCGGAAGGATGTGA
- the LOC104449468 gene encoding uncharacterized protein LOC104449468 isoform X1: MSSSRKRARAISSVAASAFFLLIILQVPLFRVPCRIGMCTTPMQVTASQLFASELFPQSVVKALLYPGAVANAFMRGKTIPTYDDLLDTYNFANSKAVSSAIDLRRIEVLAGSYLMVAGALLSLMKPVRMSFFGALLVIWGLAREVMLVKTAYSNPTKSISMYPTLFFAAVSAFASMRKDVRKIVRMCRTGEVEMYRLKHEKAKHK, from the exons ATGTCCTCTTCCAGAAAAAGGGCTCGAGCGATTTCTTCCGTCGCTGCGTCTGCATTCTTTCTCCTCATCATCCTTCAGGTCCCTCTTTTCAG GGTTCCATGTAGGATTGGAATGTGCACAACACCAATGCAGGTGACAGCCTCTCAGTTGTTTGCGAGTGAACTCTTCCCTCAGTCTGTAGTTAAAGCTCTTCTTTATCCGGGAGCTGTTGCCAATGCTTTTATGAGGGGCAAGACCATACCAACCTATGATGACTTGCTAGACACCTACAATTTCGCCAATTCTAAGGCGGTTTCATCAGCTATAGATCTTCGACGCATTGAG GTCCTCGCGGGGAGCTACTTAATGGTGGCAGGAGCTCTTCTAAGTCTCATGAAGCCGGTAAGAATGAGCTTTTTTGGTGCACTTTTAGTCATTTGGGGCCTGGCAAGGGAAGTCATGCTCGTGAAGACTGCATACTCCAATCCAACAAAATCCATTAGTATGTACCCAACATTGTTCTTTGCAGCAGTTTCTGCTTTTGCCTCAATGCGGAAGGATGTGAGAAAGATCGTACGTATGTGCAGAACTGGGGAGGTTGAAATGTATAGACTGAAACATGAGAAAGCAAAGCACAAATGA
- the LOC104451928 gene encoding biotin carboxyl carrier protein of acetyl-CoA carboxylase-like: MASGTLGTSRVNISNLNFNIARVGEAHQSNLRITWIVHNLQNHAGLRISSTTDDQWRIYCTSSSGSQHGSNTSGFTRRHTPDLSEVGSLITGICKASSVEEIEIKLSGFQLYLARNPTRKTTTLPPSPQLHAPPKADATPEEHVASASLPKTSLAITKSIFSISRWQITLKKAVNEGLFVLQSPRVGFFKRSRTIKGKRAPPACKERQIVKEGQVVCYIDQLGGEMPIKADVSGEVIKILLEDGDPVGYEDALITILPYSPEIKMLQ; the protein is encoded by the exons ATGGCTTCTG GTACCTTAGGAACTTCAAGAGTTAATATATCAAATCTCAACTTCAATATAGCGAGAGTTGGTGAAGCACATCAATCCAATTTGAGGATAACTTGGATAGTACACAATTTACAGAATCATGCAGGTTTAAGGATATCTTCCACGACAGATGACCAATGGAGAATATACTGTACTTCATCTTCTGGAAGCCAAC ATGGTTCCAACACGTCTGGTTTCACGAGGAGACACACACCAGATCTATCTGAG GTTGGATCTCTGATAACTGGCATATGCAAGGCAAGTTcagttgaagaaattgaaataaag CTCAGCGGTTTTCAGCTATATCTTGCAAGAAATCCGACCAGAAAGACTACCACCTTACCTCCATCTCCCCAGTTGCATGCTCCTCCTAAAGCCGATGCAACACCTGAGGAACATGTCGCAAGTGCTTCACTCCCAAAAACTTCTTTAGCTATCACCAAATCGATATTCTCCATAAGTAGATGGCAGATAACGCTAAAGAAAGCAGTTAATGAAGGCTTGTTTGTACTCCAGTCTCCTAGG GTCGGGTTTTTTAAAAGATCTCGTACTATAAAAGGGAAGCGTGCTCCACCTGCATGTAAAGAG AGGCAAATTGTAAAGGAAGGACAAGTAGTCTGCTACATCGATCAACTCGGTGGAGAGATGCCTATCAAG GCTGATGTATCTGGAGAGGTCATCAAAATCCTTCTGGAGGATGGAG ATCCGGTTGGATACGAGGATGCTCTCATAACCATTCTTCCTTATTCGCCTGAAATAAAGATGTTGCAGTAG
- the LOC104449469 gene encoding zinc finger Ran-binding domain-containing protein 2 yields MSRPGDWNCKSCQHLNFQRRDSCQRCGDAKCSGDFASFGGRSGSSFGFTGSDVRPGDWYCTVGNCGTHNFASRSTCFKCGAFKEDLAGGYDFDAPRSRGVGNSAGGSRSGWKSGDWICNRFGCNEHNFASRMECFRCNAPRDYSSNRSY; encoded by the exons ATGAGTAGGCCCGGAGACTGGAACTGCAAATCGTGCCAGCACCTCAACTTCCAGAGGCGCGACTCGTGCCAACGCTGCGGGGATGCAAAGTGCAGTGGCGACTTTGCAAGTTTTGGCGGAAGGAGTGGATCCTCGTTCGGGTTCACTGGCTCCGATGTCCGTCCTGGAGATTGGTATTGCACCGTTGGAAACTGCGGGACTCATAACTTTGCCAGCCGCTCGACCTGCTTCAAATGCGGTGCATTCAAGGAAGACTTGGCCGGTGGCTATGATTTTGACGCGCCGCGCTCTAGAGGTGTAGGCAACAGCGCTGGTGGAAGCCGATCCGGATGGAAATCGGGCGATTGGATCTGCAATAG GTTTGGCTGCAATGAACACAACTTCGCCAGCAGAATGGAATGCTTCCGGTGCAATGCCCCTCGGGACTACTCTAGCAACCGATCTTACTAG
- the LOC104451929 gene encoding late embryogenesis abundant protein 2 gives MANQGQDIGYAAGQMTGQAQLKKEECMDQASNEYQATMDKLSGTTPNSGYDIKGQATNFLQQTGEQVKSMAHGAAEAVKSTLGMNNDAAGDAAATVNPPNNPSYPANNPASRV, from the exons ATGGCAAACCAAGGTCAGGACATCGGATACGCGGCTGGCCAAATGACAGGTCAAGCTCAG CTGAAGAAAGAGGAGTGCATGGACCAGGCGTCTAACGAGTACCAGGCAACCATGGACAAGCTCTCTGGCACCACTCCAAACTCTGGCTATGACATCAAAGGCCAGGCCACCAATTTCCTTCAACAG ACAGGAGAGCAAGTGAAGAGCATGGCACATGGAGCAGCCGAAGCAGTGAAGAGCACTTTGGGAATGAATAATGACGCCGCCGGCgatgccgccgccaccgtcaaCCCCCCCAACAATCCCAGCTACCCCGCCAACAATCCGGCCTCCAGAGTCtga